The DNA window TGCCGGTCGCGCTTCAAATCGCCGTTACTCGGCAGCTGCCTTTTCCGGCAACTTGACCGAGCCGCCGGCCTTCTCGATCTTCTCGATCGCGGCCTTGGAGGCGCCGGCCACGTCGAAGGCGAGCTTTGCCTTGAGCTCGCCGTCGGACAGCACGCGTACGCCATCCTTGACGCGGCGGATGACGCCGGCGGCGACAAGCGCCTCGGCCGTCACGGTTGCCTTGGCGTCAAGCTTCTTGGCGTCGACGGCTTGCTGGATACGAGCCAGCGAGACGACAACGAAGCTCTTGGCGAAGAGGTTGTTGAAGCCGCGCTTCGGCAGCCGCCTGTAGAGCGGCATCTGGCCGCCCTCGAAGCCGTTGATGGCGACGCCGGAGCGTGCCTTCTGGCCCTTGACGCCGCGACCGGCGGTCTTGCCCGAGCCGGAACCGATGCCGCGGCCGAGACGCTTCTTGGAGTGCGTCGCGCCGTCCTTGTCACGCAGATCGTTGAGTTTCATCTGGGTTCTCCTGCGCTTTGGCTCAGCCCTCGTCCACGACGCGGACGAGATGCTGAACGGCGGCGATCATGCCGCGCACGGAAGGCGTATCTTCCAGCGTGCGCTGCTTGTGCATCTTGTTGAGGCCGAGGCCGACCAGCGTCGCGCGCTGTTCCTTCGGACGGCGGATCGGCGAACCGATCTGCTCAACGGTGATGGTCTTGGTTGCTTTCTTGGCCATGGTCAAAATCCCTGGTCAGTCGACTATTCTTCAGCCGCAACGGCGGTGCC is part of the Mesorhizobium loti genome and encodes:
- the rpmD gene encoding 50S ribosomal protein L30; translation: MAKKATKTITVEQIGSPIRRPKEQRATLVGLGLNKMHKQRTLEDTPSVRGMIAAVQHLVRVVDEG
- the rplO gene encoding 50S ribosomal protein L15, translating into MKLNDLRDKDGATHSKKRLGRGIGSGSGKTAGRGVKGQKARSGVAINGFEGGQMPLYRRLPKRGFNNLFAKSFVVVSLARIQQAVDAKKLDAKATVTAEALVAAGVIRRVKDGVRVLSDGELKAKLAFDVAGASKAAIEKIEKAGGSVKLPEKAAAE